The nucleotide sequence GGAAGAGGCGAAGGGGAACGAGAACCACGTGAAGAACATCAAGGACTACCGGCATAAGGTGGAGACGGAGCTTTCGAATATTTGCACCGATATTATTTCCCTGATCGATGAGCACCTCATCCCCTCAGCTTCGGCCGGCGAAACATCTGTATTCTACCACAAGATGTCggttatatacataagaaatcaCCTTGGTGCTTGATGTTCTTTTCATGGGTCACAAAGTTTATTCTCGTTTTGTCACAGGAAGGCCGATTACTATCGTTACCTGGCAGAGTTCAAAGCTGGAGGCGATAAAAAAGAAGCTGCAGAGCAGTCCTTCAAATCGTATGAGGTagttttcatttttcttcctcttccatatTTTATTTTACGTAAGAGCTTGCTTTAACTGACGAAATATGGTACTATTTTTAATTACACGTCCAAATTAACATCTGTTTTCAGATCTATTTCTATTGGAGCTAGTTGATATCCTATGAGTTTGATATATTTGAAGTATTTATTTTCAGGAAAGCTTTATTACGATAAGATAGCATTACTGCCTATTCTatgtactctctctctctctctctctctcttatttttctttatagtTTGTACGAATAATTTCAAAATGTATGTTTAAACATGATAGTTTGCCCGTGGCATATGCTGAGTTTGGAAAGTGTTCCTAACTTTTTACAATCACAGAAACACATAGTAGACAACAGAACTGAGTACTTGTCACCCTGTGTGGGGTTTCTTCTTTCTGCATTGTTACTGAATGGGTctgagttgtgttttttttttattctcttcAATATTTGACTTCTGAATGTCAATAACTACTATACTTCCATTTGACTTTTTGACTATGCATGATGTTGATGCAGAAGGATTATTGTGTATTAGGTTTATTTATTGATCCAATGGAGCCTATCCTCTTCATTGTACGTCTTTGCTTTTGATAAATGAAATTGTGTTTGTTCAGAAGTCCCATGAATGTGTTTTCTTGTTATGCTCAGAAACAGAAGTTTGCACTATTATTGCAGACAAGCCCTTTGGAGATAGTTAGTTTTGCATTTGGATTTATACCTTGGTTAAAATAGTTTGTTTTGTTCTATACTTAGGTATTTGGAGACCAACCAGAAATTCAAGGGAATATGTAGCTCTCCTCAGTATGCAGCTAAATACATAAATTTTATATATCTCAAAATCATTAATTATGAACAACTAAAGCACTCTGTTGGTTTTTACTTTTGAGCAAATTGAAGTCTTGAACTCTGAACTGCTAGAGGATAAATGATGCTAATGTTTGTATGTTACCTAAGGTGCAATATGCTAAGGTGCAATATGGAGTTAAGATTCCTGTAATATGGCTAGTGGATATAGCATACATTTATGTGTTATGAGTTTATCACattttttcttttgctttttTGGATAgtctctgatttttttttattgtctcTCAATTCTTggaattattgatttatttgttttgttCCTCTTCTAAATTTTACATTTCTTTACTATTGAATTCTTTTGCTAAACTATGGGCTTTTAGGCTGCCACAAAAGCAGCTGAGTCGGACCTTCCTCCTACTCATCCGATTCGATTAGGGTTGGCACTGAATTTCTCTGTTTTCTATTATGAAATCATGAACTCACCTGAACGGTAATTTCTATCAAATTCAGCTCTTTAGATATATGCTTATCATCTGATTCAGACTCTGTACACAATGTATCTAAATACAGGGCTTGCCAACTTGCAAAACAAGCTTTTGATGAAGCTATCTCCGAGCTTGATACACTGAGTGAAGAATCATACAAGGATAGCACTTTGATCATGCAACTATTGAGGGATAATCTTACTTTGTGGACTTCCGATGTCCTTGAAGATGGAGGTAATTGTTGATGATTGTGATTGTTATTCTTGCATGCATTATGAAGGGAATATTTGCACAATAAGCTACTAAATATTGTGGTGTTTTTTACATGTTAAATATTGTGCCTTTTTTAATAAGgaatgttgcatgttattgcttAACAATTCAACTTTACCTACCACCAATTCAAAGATTAGCAGGGTTATAATATTCTGTTTAGTGCCTTAGTAACACCCTTTTCTCTGTACCTGTTCCCATGTTTTTGTACTTAAAAATAGTAGCATATAGCATTTCTTGTCTTGCGATGCTTTTTTGCTTGTTTCATTTCTCTCTCCCTTCTATTCATCTATCGAGGTAAGTTTGGAACTGCTggataacattattgattctgtCAATTGGCCTTATTCCAATCAAGAGAGACAATCAATTAATCAACAAAAATAATGCATATAAATATAAGTAtataagagaaaataaaacttGGAGGCAAGTTGAAGCTGCCAGAGCTCATAGTCGTAAAACAGACCAAACCCTTTCATGTGGATATGTTTCTGATCTTTTACCCCTAGGAATAGGATAGTATCAAGCTTACTTCTATGCAACATTTTATTGTAGAGGCTTGTAGTAGATCCTTTCAATGTTGAGTGGCGTAGTAAATAttgttttgaaaatattaaaaaattatgggAGGACACTAGAGAAGTTTCTATCCTTCTTGGTTAGAACTTTTCAATGGTGTATTGATTTGAACCTTTAGAATGACTCCTCTTTTATAAGGAGCAAATGTCTCTAGAAGACACCCGTTGACCAAGGTGGTGTTCTTCCTAGGAGATGTTccctttttataataaaaaatcgaaataaatagttaatttaattaaaacggTACTAGATTCTTTACTTTTGAGTTTGACAGAAAAAAAACACCAACAGGTAGATGATGGTATTGGAAATTCGTTCAGAGAGTACAAGGGTAACCCATTTAATATTTGTACTTAATGTTGGTCTCTCTCTTTGAAAATTCATGTCATTCTTTTCCgttaatctttcattttgtaTTGCTAAGCTTTTGAGAATTTGGGTAATTAGTTTTTTCTACTATTAGATGAATCTTACTGCTTAAATTTGTACTCATCTGGCTAAAAAACAATCACTTGAACTCACATCCCCGGAATTCTCAACTTGTTTTGCTGGAGTAAGAGCTTGGTTCGCAACAGAGGACTCAACTCTGGTCTTGAAATATTCACTCACAATATGTTATAAAAGAGATGGGTTTGAAATAGTGTTCGAAATCTTTGGATGGGTTTCTTTAAGAGTAGCCAAAGATGCTTAATATTTTTTCGGCGATTTTAGCAGCAACTGAAGACGGTACAAAGGAAAACCATGGGAAGCCTGCTGCACCTGAAGAGGCAGAGGTAGGTTTTCCCCTGAACTCCATTAATACGCTCATCGAATTGACTCCGCGTTCAACTTCCTACACGACATAGAAAgttccttctctattttcatgTTCTATGGATGG is from Zingiber officinale cultivar Zhangliang chromosome 7B, Zo_v1.1, whole genome shotgun sequence and encodes:
- the LOC122006840 gene encoding 14-3-3-like protein B isoform X2, whose amino-acid sequence is MASQKERDDFVYIAKIAEQAERYDEMVDAMKKVANLDVELTVEERNLLSVGYKNVIGARRASWRILSSIEQKEEAKGNENHVKNIKDYRHKVETELSNICTDIISLIDEHLIPSASAGETSVFYHKMKADYYRYLAEFKAGGDKKEAAEQSFKSYEAATKAAESDLPPTHPIRLGLALNFSVFYYEIMNSPERACQLAKQAFDEAISELDTLSEESYKDSTLIMQLLRDNLTLWTSDVLEDGATEDGTKENHGKPAAPEEAE
- the LOC122006840 gene encoding 14-3-3-like protein B isoform X1; translation: MASQKERDDFVYIAKIAEQAERYDEMVDAMKKVANLDVELTVEERNLLSVGYKNVIGARRASWRILSSIEQKEEAKGNENHVKNIKDYRHKVETELSNICTDIISLIDEHLIPSASAGETSVFYHKMKADYYRYLAEFKAGGDKKEAAEQSFKSYEAATKAAESDLPPTHPIRLGLALNFSVFYYEIMNSPERACQLAKQAFDEAISELDTLSEESYKDSTLIMQLLRDNLTLWTSDVLEDGAATEDGTKENHGKPAAPEEAE